Proteins from a single region of Seriola aureovittata isolate HTS-2021-v1 ecotype China chromosome 9, ASM2101889v1, whole genome shotgun sequence:
- the znf512b gene encoding zinc finger protein 512B isoform X3, producing the protein MGTSSKRGPVCDEPAEGKRKGRPKAEVQELRSIPGHMIVQWKEEFKRRSRVKCPCSGCWLEFPSIYGVKYHYQRCQGATVAEKLSHGCPYCEAVFATKVRLQKHKLWNHPDRVTMEPKDEQHKLQKTPVKSNTKKRPMENSPPSPVFFKVKKTHEVSTPSQNGELAHQKSERKQHSHSQPSQQIHQSQLVLPQSQQSQSQSTSSDAGGSESEGGSLPPSFPDEDPERMKHRRKQKTPKKFTGEQPSISGTFGLKGMTKVEEKLKAGRVKRPEGSGFSEEPQRRNASSQSSRKDPATTSSGAVPDIQWQRAISERGEVVCPTCSIVTRKTIHGLKKHMEICQKLQDALKCQQCHKQFRSKAGLNYHTMAEHSTKPSGSEGQTGDEHEERERLRRVLKQMGRIKCPSEGCSAHFSSLMGYQYHQKRCGGEFSDDEKPVFLCQHCGKTYRSKAGRDYHVRTEHSPTITTTVSATTNNNNKDNITDTNNNTGKERVVSEEFSSGGKKEQSQPEKTDWQEKAPSGQPKEKEREARERDREKGKERERDNGKAVQNESQGEDFERTPSGRVRRRSAQVAVFHLQEIAEDELAKDWGTKRRIKDDLVPDSKRLNYTRPGLPNFSPELLETWKNQVKEKGFICCTNENCEAVYSSVSGLKAHLANCSQGGGELGKYTCLICQKEFSSESGVKYHISKTHSQNWFRAAATQVVSSSKSKAPENNGIKAEVRNGATTGKKRGRKPKERPPVVAPFHTKTEAPATTQNSTPAVTPSLGPTQSPTLIPDPTDSAHSGQNRQPIPSVARRNKPKRLSLSE; encoded by the exons ATGGGGACGTCTTCAAAGAGAG GTCCGGTTTGTGATGAACCAGCAGAGGGCAAGAGGAAAGGTCGTCCTAAAGCAGAGGTGCAGGAACTGAGAAGCATCCCT GGCCATATGATAGTACAATGGAAGGAAGAGTTTAAGCGCCGCTCCAGGGTTAAGTGTCCGTGTTCAGGCTGCTGGTTAGAGTTTCCCAGCATCTATGGCGTCAAGTACCACTATCAACGCTGCCAGGGG GCCACCGTAGCCGAGAAGCTGAGTCATGGCTGTCCCTACTGTGAGGCAGTGTTTGCCACAAAGGTGCGCCTGCAGAAGCACAAGCTGTGGAACCACCCAGACAGGGTTACTATGGAGCCCAAGGATGAGCAGCATAAACTTCAAAAGACCCCTGTCAAGTCCAACACCAAGAAAAG GCCCATGGAGAACAGTCCCCCCTCTCCTGTGTTCTTCAAAGTGAAAAAGACCCACGAGGTGTCCACGCCCTCTCAGAACGGGGAGCTGGCCCACCAGAAGAGTGAAAGGAAACAGCACAGCCACAGCCAGCCTTCACAGCAGATTCACCAGTCCCAGCTGGTCCTTCCTCAGTCCCAGCAGTCGCAGTCCCAGAGCACGTCGTCTGACGCGGGGGGCAGTGAAAGTGAGGGGGGAAGTCTTCCCCCTTCTTTCCCTGACGAAGACCCAGAGCGAATGAAGCACA GACGGAAGCAGAAAACGCCTAAGAAATTCACTGGAGAGCAGCCGTCTATATCTGGAACATTTGGACTGAAAG gtatGACTAAGGTGGAGGAGAAGCTGAAAGCAGGCCGGGTGAAGAGACCAGAGGGGAGTGGGTTCAGTGAGGAGCCTCAGAGAAGAAATGCTTCGAGTCAGTCCTCCAGGAAAGACCCAGCCACAACAAGCTCTG GTGCTGTTCCTGACATCCAATGGCAACGAGCAATCTCAGAGCGAGGTGAAGTGGTGTGTCCCACCTGCTCCATTGTCACCAGGAAAACAATCCACGGACTCAAGAAACACATGGAGATTTGCCAGAAG CTCCAGGATGCCCTGAAGTGCCAGCAGTGCCACAAACAGTTCAGGTCCAAGGCCGGCCTCAACTACCACACCATGGCGGAACACAGCACCAAG CCCTCGGGGAGCGAAGGCCAGACGGGTGACGAgcatgaggagagagaaaggctgCGCCGAGTTCTCAAACAGATGGGACGAATCAAGTGTCCTAGTGAG gGCTGCTCAGCCCACTTTTCCAGTCTGATGGGCTACCAGTATCACCAGAAGCGTTGTGGAGGAGAGTTTTCTGACGATGAGAAGCCTGTGTTTCTGTGCCAGCACTGTGGAAAAACCTACCGCTCCAAGGCTGGCAGAGACTACCATGTGCGTACCGAACACTCCCCGACCATCACCaccactgtgtcagccactactaacaacaacaacaaggacaATATAACtgacaccaacaacaacactggcAAAGAGAGG GTGGTCTCTGAGGAGTTTTCATCAGGAGGGAAGAAGGAGCAAAGTCAGCCTGAGAAGACGGACTGGCAGGAGAAAGCACCATCCGGCCAGCCTAAGGAGAAGGAAAGGGAagccagggagagagacagggaaaaaggaaaggagagggagcGAGACAATGGAAAAGCAGTGCAGAATGAGAGCCAGGGGGAGGACTTTGAACGGACCCCCAGCGGCAGGGTGAGGCGCCGGTCAGCTCAGGTAGCAGTGTTCCACCTGCAGGAGATAGCAGAGGATGAGCTGGCCAAGGACTGGGGCACCAAGCGTCGCATCAAGGATGACCTGGTGCCTGACAGCAAGAGG TTAAACTACACCCGTCCCGGCCTCCCCAATTTCAGCCCAGAGCTACTAGAGACCTGGAAGAACCAAGTCAAGGAGAAGGGCTTCATCTGCTGCACCAATGAA AACTGTGAAGCTGTTTATTCCAGTGTGTCAGGACTAAAAGCCCACCTCGCCAACTGCAGCCAG GGTGGTGGAGAACTGGGGAAGTACACCTGTCTGATCTGTCAGAAGGAGTTTAGTTCAGAGAGTGGTGTCAAGTACCACATCAGCAAGACACATTCACAG AACTGGTTTCGTGCAGCAGCCACTCAAGTGGTCTCCAGTAGCAAGAGTAAAGCACCGGAGAACAATGGGATCAAAGCTGAGGTGAGAAACGGTGCCACCACTGGTAAGAAGAGGGGCCGCAAGCCCAAAGAGCGCCCCCCTGTGGTCGCGCCTTTTCATACAAAAACTGAAGCACCTGCCACTACTCAAAATTCAACCCCTGCCGTGACTCCTTCCTTGGGCCCA
- the znf512b gene encoding zinc finger protein 512B isoform X1 codes for MESPSGPRFGKLSSSGLPRGRTPKHGHPQEPVRTTPVSENNNKHSPVCDEPAEGKRKGRPKAEVQELRSIPGHMIVQWKEEFKRRSRVKCPCSGCWLEFPSIYGVKYHYQRCQGATVAEKLSHGCPYCEAVFATKVRLQKHKLWNHPDRVTMEPKDEQHKLQKTPVKSNTKKRPMENSPPSPVFFKVKKTHEVSTPSQNGELAHQKSERKQHSHSQPSQQIHQSQLVLPQSQQSQSQSTSSDAGGSESEGGSLPPSFPDEDPERMKHRRKQKTPKKFTGEQPSISGTFGLKGMTKVEEKLKAGRVKRPEGSGFSEEPQRRNASSQSSRKDPATTSSGAVPDIQWQRAISERGEVVCPTCSIVTRKTIHGLKKHMEICQKLQDALKCQQCHKQFRSKAGLNYHTMAEHSTKPSGSEGQTGDEHEERERLRRVLKQMGRIKCPSEGCSAHFSSLMGYQYHQKRCGGEFSDDEKPVFLCQHCGKTYRSKAGRDYHVRTEHSPTITTTVSATTNNNNKDNITDTNNNTGKERVVSEEFSSGGKKEQSQPEKTDWQEKAPSGQPKEKEREARERDREKGKERERDNGKAVQNESQGEDFERTPSGRVRRRSAQVAVFHLQEIAEDELAKDWGTKRRIKDDLVPDSKRLNYTRPGLPNFSPELLETWKNQVKEKGFICCTNENCEAVYSSVSGLKAHLANCSQGGGELGKYTCLICQKEFSSESGVKYHISKTHSQNWFRAAATQVVSSSKSKAPENNGIKAEVRNGATTGKKRGRKPKERPPVVAPFHTKTEAPATTQNSTPAVTPSLGPTQSPTLIPDPTDSAHSGQNRQPIPSVARRNKPKRLSLSE; via the exons ATGGAGAGCCCAAGTGGCCCTAGGTTTGGGAAGCTGTCCTCATCAGGGCTGCCAAGGGGCCGGACCCCCAAGCATGGACATCCCCAGGAGCCTGTCAGAACTACGCcagtgtctgaaaacaacaacaaacata GTCCGGTTTGTGATGAACCAGCAGAGGGCAAGAGGAAAGGTCGTCCTAAAGCAGAGGTGCAGGAACTGAGAAGCATCCCT GGCCATATGATAGTACAATGGAAGGAAGAGTTTAAGCGCCGCTCCAGGGTTAAGTGTCCGTGTTCAGGCTGCTGGTTAGAGTTTCCCAGCATCTATGGCGTCAAGTACCACTATCAACGCTGCCAGGGG GCCACCGTAGCCGAGAAGCTGAGTCATGGCTGTCCCTACTGTGAGGCAGTGTTTGCCACAAAGGTGCGCCTGCAGAAGCACAAGCTGTGGAACCACCCAGACAGGGTTACTATGGAGCCCAAGGATGAGCAGCATAAACTTCAAAAGACCCCTGTCAAGTCCAACACCAAGAAAAG GCCCATGGAGAACAGTCCCCCCTCTCCTGTGTTCTTCAAAGTGAAAAAGACCCACGAGGTGTCCACGCCCTCTCAGAACGGGGAGCTGGCCCACCAGAAGAGTGAAAGGAAACAGCACAGCCACAGCCAGCCTTCACAGCAGATTCACCAGTCCCAGCTGGTCCTTCCTCAGTCCCAGCAGTCGCAGTCCCAGAGCACGTCGTCTGACGCGGGGGGCAGTGAAAGTGAGGGGGGAAGTCTTCCCCCTTCTTTCCCTGACGAAGACCCAGAGCGAATGAAGCACA GACGGAAGCAGAAAACGCCTAAGAAATTCACTGGAGAGCAGCCGTCTATATCTGGAACATTTGGACTGAAAG gtatGACTAAGGTGGAGGAGAAGCTGAAAGCAGGCCGGGTGAAGAGACCAGAGGGGAGTGGGTTCAGTGAGGAGCCTCAGAGAAGAAATGCTTCGAGTCAGTCCTCCAGGAAAGACCCAGCCACAACAAGCTCTG GTGCTGTTCCTGACATCCAATGGCAACGAGCAATCTCAGAGCGAGGTGAAGTGGTGTGTCCCACCTGCTCCATTGTCACCAGGAAAACAATCCACGGACTCAAGAAACACATGGAGATTTGCCAGAAG CTCCAGGATGCCCTGAAGTGCCAGCAGTGCCACAAACAGTTCAGGTCCAAGGCCGGCCTCAACTACCACACCATGGCGGAACACAGCACCAAG CCCTCGGGGAGCGAAGGCCAGACGGGTGACGAgcatgaggagagagaaaggctgCGCCGAGTTCTCAAACAGATGGGACGAATCAAGTGTCCTAGTGAG gGCTGCTCAGCCCACTTTTCCAGTCTGATGGGCTACCAGTATCACCAGAAGCGTTGTGGAGGAGAGTTTTCTGACGATGAGAAGCCTGTGTTTCTGTGCCAGCACTGTGGAAAAACCTACCGCTCCAAGGCTGGCAGAGACTACCATGTGCGTACCGAACACTCCCCGACCATCACCaccactgtgtcagccactactaacaacaacaacaaggacaATATAACtgacaccaacaacaacactggcAAAGAGAGG GTGGTCTCTGAGGAGTTTTCATCAGGAGGGAAGAAGGAGCAAAGTCAGCCTGAGAAGACGGACTGGCAGGAGAAAGCACCATCCGGCCAGCCTAAGGAGAAGGAAAGGGAagccagggagagagacagggaaaaaggaaaggagagggagcGAGACAATGGAAAAGCAGTGCAGAATGAGAGCCAGGGGGAGGACTTTGAACGGACCCCCAGCGGCAGGGTGAGGCGCCGGTCAGCTCAGGTAGCAGTGTTCCACCTGCAGGAGATAGCAGAGGATGAGCTGGCCAAGGACTGGGGCACCAAGCGTCGCATCAAGGATGACCTGGTGCCTGACAGCAAGAGG TTAAACTACACCCGTCCCGGCCTCCCCAATTTCAGCCCAGAGCTACTAGAGACCTGGAAGAACCAAGTCAAGGAGAAGGGCTTCATCTGCTGCACCAATGAA AACTGTGAAGCTGTTTATTCCAGTGTGTCAGGACTAAAAGCCCACCTCGCCAACTGCAGCCAG GGTGGTGGAGAACTGGGGAAGTACACCTGTCTGATCTGTCAGAAGGAGTTTAGTTCAGAGAGTGGTGTCAAGTACCACATCAGCAAGACACATTCACAG AACTGGTTTCGTGCAGCAGCCACTCAAGTGGTCTCCAGTAGCAAGAGTAAAGCACCGGAGAACAATGGGATCAAAGCTGAGGTGAGAAACGGTGCCACCACTGGTAAGAAGAGGGGCCGCAAGCCCAAAGAGCGCCCCCCTGTGGTCGCGCCTTTTCATACAAAAACTGAAGCACCTGCCACTACTCAAAATTCAACCCCTGCCGTGACTCCTTCCTTGGGCCCA
- the znf512b gene encoding zinc finger protein 512B isoform X4 yields the protein MESPSGPRFGKLSSSGLPRGRTPKHGHPQEPVRTTPVSENNNKHSPVCDEPAEGKRKGRPKAEVQELRSIPATVAEKLSHGCPYCEAVFATKVRLQKHKLWNHPDRVTMEPKDEQHKLQKTPVKSNTKKRPMENSPPSPVFFKVKKTHEVSTPSQNGELAHQKSERKQHSHSQPSQQIHQSQLVLPQSQQSQSQSTSSDAGGSESEGGSLPPSFPDEDPERMKHRRKQKTPKKFTGEQPSISGTFGLKGMTKVEEKLKAGRVKRPEGSGFSEEPQRRNASSQSSRKDPATTSSGAVPDIQWQRAISERGEVVCPTCSIVTRKTIHGLKKHMEICQKLQDALKCQQCHKQFRSKAGLNYHTMAEHSTKPSGSEGQTGDEHEERERLRRVLKQMGRIKCPSEGCSAHFSSLMGYQYHQKRCGGEFSDDEKPVFLCQHCGKTYRSKAGRDYHVRTEHSPTITTTVSATTNNNNKDNITDTNNNTGKERVVSEEFSSGGKKEQSQPEKTDWQEKAPSGQPKEKEREARERDREKGKERERDNGKAVQNESQGEDFERTPSGRVRRRSAQVAVFHLQEIAEDELAKDWGTKRRIKDDLVPDSKRLNYTRPGLPNFSPELLETWKNQVKEKGFICCTNENCEAVYSSVSGLKAHLANCSQGGGELGKYTCLICQKEFSSESGVKYHISKTHSQNWFRAAATQVVSSSKSKAPENNGIKAEVRNGATTGKKRGRKPKERPPVVAPFHTKTEAPATTQNSTPAVTPSLGPTQSPTLIPDPTDSAHSGQNRQPIPSVARRNKPKRLSLSE from the exons ATGGAGAGCCCAAGTGGCCCTAGGTTTGGGAAGCTGTCCTCATCAGGGCTGCCAAGGGGCCGGACCCCCAAGCATGGACATCCCCAGGAGCCTGTCAGAACTACGCcagtgtctgaaaacaacaacaaacata GTCCGGTTTGTGATGAACCAGCAGAGGGCAAGAGGAAAGGTCGTCCTAAAGCAGAGGTGCAGGAACTGAGAAGCATCCCT GCCACCGTAGCCGAGAAGCTGAGTCATGGCTGTCCCTACTGTGAGGCAGTGTTTGCCACAAAGGTGCGCCTGCAGAAGCACAAGCTGTGGAACCACCCAGACAGGGTTACTATGGAGCCCAAGGATGAGCAGCATAAACTTCAAAAGACCCCTGTCAAGTCCAACACCAAGAAAAG GCCCATGGAGAACAGTCCCCCCTCTCCTGTGTTCTTCAAAGTGAAAAAGACCCACGAGGTGTCCACGCCCTCTCAGAACGGGGAGCTGGCCCACCAGAAGAGTGAAAGGAAACAGCACAGCCACAGCCAGCCTTCACAGCAGATTCACCAGTCCCAGCTGGTCCTTCCTCAGTCCCAGCAGTCGCAGTCCCAGAGCACGTCGTCTGACGCGGGGGGCAGTGAAAGTGAGGGGGGAAGTCTTCCCCCTTCTTTCCCTGACGAAGACCCAGAGCGAATGAAGCACA GACGGAAGCAGAAAACGCCTAAGAAATTCACTGGAGAGCAGCCGTCTATATCTGGAACATTTGGACTGAAAG gtatGACTAAGGTGGAGGAGAAGCTGAAAGCAGGCCGGGTGAAGAGACCAGAGGGGAGTGGGTTCAGTGAGGAGCCTCAGAGAAGAAATGCTTCGAGTCAGTCCTCCAGGAAAGACCCAGCCACAACAAGCTCTG GTGCTGTTCCTGACATCCAATGGCAACGAGCAATCTCAGAGCGAGGTGAAGTGGTGTGTCCCACCTGCTCCATTGTCACCAGGAAAACAATCCACGGACTCAAGAAACACATGGAGATTTGCCAGAAG CTCCAGGATGCCCTGAAGTGCCAGCAGTGCCACAAACAGTTCAGGTCCAAGGCCGGCCTCAACTACCACACCATGGCGGAACACAGCACCAAG CCCTCGGGGAGCGAAGGCCAGACGGGTGACGAgcatgaggagagagaaaggctgCGCCGAGTTCTCAAACAGATGGGACGAATCAAGTGTCCTAGTGAG gGCTGCTCAGCCCACTTTTCCAGTCTGATGGGCTACCAGTATCACCAGAAGCGTTGTGGAGGAGAGTTTTCTGACGATGAGAAGCCTGTGTTTCTGTGCCAGCACTGTGGAAAAACCTACCGCTCCAAGGCTGGCAGAGACTACCATGTGCGTACCGAACACTCCCCGACCATCACCaccactgtgtcagccactactaacaacaacaacaaggacaATATAACtgacaccaacaacaacactggcAAAGAGAGG GTGGTCTCTGAGGAGTTTTCATCAGGAGGGAAGAAGGAGCAAAGTCAGCCTGAGAAGACGGACTGGCAGGAGAAAGCACCATCCGGCCAGCCTAAGGAGAAGGAAAGGGAagccagggagagagacagggaaaaaggaaaggagagggagcGAGACAATGGAAAAGCAGTGCAGAATGAGAGCCAGGGGGAGGACTTTGAACGGACCCCCAGCGGCAGGGTGAGGCGCCGGTCAGCTCAGGTAGCAGTGTTCCACCTGCAGGAGATAGCAGAGGATGAGCTGGCCAAGGACTGGGGCACCAAGCGTCGCATCAAGGATGACCTGGTGCCTGACAGCAAGAGG TTAAACTACACCCGTCCCGGCCTCCCCAATTTCAGCCCAGAGCTACTAGAGACCTGGAAGAACCAAGTCAAGGAGAAGGGCTTCATCTGCTGCACCAATGAA AACTGTGAAGCTGTTTATTCCAGTGTGTCAGGACTAAAAGCCCACCTCGCCAACTGCAGCCAG GGTGGTGGAGAACTGGGGAAGTACACCTGTCTGATCTGTCAGAAGGAGTTTAGTTCAGAGAGTGGTGTCAAGTACCACATCAGCAAGACACATTCACAG AACTGGTTTCGTGCAGCAGCCACTCAAGTGGTCTCCAGTAGCAAGAGTAAAGCACCGGAGAACAATGGGATCAAAGCTGAGGTGAGAAACGGTGCCACCACTGGTAAGAAGAGGGGCCGCAAGCCCAAAGAGCGCCCCCCTGTGGTCGCGCCTTTTCATACAAAAACTGAAGCACCTGCCACTACTCAAAATTCAACCCCTGCCGTGACTCCTTCCTTGGGCCCA
- the znf512b gene encoding zinc finger protein 512B isoform X2, producing the protein MESPSGPRFGKLSSSGLPRGRTPKHGHPQEPVRTTPVSENNNKHSPVCDEPAEGKRKGRPKAEVQELRSIPGHMIVQWKEEFKRRSRVKCPCSGCWLEFPSIYGVKYHYQRCQGATVAEKLSHGCPYCEAVFATKVRLQKHKLWNHPDRVTMEPKDEQHKLQKTPVKSNTKKRPMENSPPSPVFFKVKKTHEVSTPSQNGELAHQKSERKQHSHSQPSQQIHQSQLVLPQSQQSQSQSTSSDAGGSESEGGSLPPSFPDEDPERMKHRRKQKTPKKFTGEQPSISGTFGLKGMTKVEEKLKAGRVKRPEGSGFSEEPQRRNASSQSSRKDPATTSSGAVPDIQWQRAISERGEVVCPTCSIVTRKTIHGLKKHMEICQKLQDALKCQQCHKQFRSKAGLNYHTMAEHSTKPSGSEGQTGDEHEERERLRRVLKQMGRIKCPSEHCGKTYRSKAGRDYHVRTEHSPTITTTVSATTNNNNKDNITDTNNNTGKERVVSEEFSSGGKKEQSQPEKTDWQEKAPSGQPKEKEREARERDREKGKERERDNGKAVQNESQGEDFERTPSGRVRRRSAQVAVFHLQEIAEDELAKDWGTKRRIKDDLVPDSKRLNYTRPGLPNFSPELLETWKNQVKEKGFICCTNENCEAVYSSVSGLKAHLANCSQGGGELGKYTCLICQKEFSSESGVKYHISKTHSQNWFRAAATQVVSSSKSKAPENNGIKAEVRNGATTGKKRGRKPKERPPVVAPFHTKTEAPATTQNSTPAVTPSLGPTQSPTLIPDPTDSAHSGQNRQPIPSVARRNKPKRLSLSE; encoded by the exons ATGGAGAGCCCAAGTGGCCCTAGGTTTGGGAAGCTGTCCTCATCAGGGCTGCCAAGGGGCCGGACCCCCAAGCATGGACATCCCCAGGAGCCTGTCAGAACTACGCcagtgtctgaaaacaacaacaaacata GTCCGGTTTGTGATGAACCAGCAGAGGGCAAGAGGAAAGGTCGTCCTAAAGCAGAGGTGCAGGAACTGAGAAGCATCCCT GGCCATATGATAGTACAATGGAAGGAAGAGTTTAAGCGCCGCTCCAGGGTTAAGTGTCCGTGTTCAGGCTGCTGGTTAGAGTTTCCCAGCATCTATGGCGTCAAGTACCACTATCAACGCTGCCAGGGG GCCACCGTAGCCGAGAAGCTGAGTCATGGCTGTCCCTACTGTGAGGCAGTGTTTGCCACAAAGGTGCGCCTGCAGAAGCACAAGCTGTGGAACCACCCAGACAGGGTTACTATGGAGCCCAAGGATGAGCAGCATAAACTTCAAAAGACCCCTGTCAAGTCCAACACCAAGAAAAG GCCCATGGAGAACAGTCCCCCCTCTCCTGTGTTCTTCAAAGTGAAAAAGACCCACGAGGTGTCCACGCCCTCTCAGAACGGGGAGCTGGCCCACCAGAAGAGTGAAAGGAAACAGCACAGCCACAGCCAGCCTTCACAGCAGATTCACCAGTCCCAGCTGGTCCTTCCTCAGTCCCAGCAGTCGCAGTCCCAGAGCACGTCGTCTGACGCGGGGGGCAGTGAAAGTGAGGGGGGAAGTCTTCCCCCTTCTTTCCCTGACGAAGACCCAGAGCGAATGAAGCACA GACGGAAGCAGAAAACGCCTAAGAAATTCACTGGAGAGCAGCCGTCTATATCTGGAACATTTGGACTGAAAG gtatGACTAAGGTGGAGGAGAAGCTGAAAGCAGGCCGGGTGAAGAGACCAGAGGGGAGTGGGTTCAGTGAGGAGCCTCAGAGAAGAAATGCTTCGAGTCAGTCCTCCAGGAAAGACCCAGCCACAACAAGCTCTG GTGCTGTTCCTGACATCCAATGGCAACGAGCAATCTCAGAGCGAGGTGAAGTGGTGTGTCCCACCTGCTCCATTGTCACCAGGAAAACAATCCACGGACTCAAGAAACACATGGAGATTTGCCAGAAG CTCCAGGATGCCCTGAAGTGCCAGCAGTGCCACAAACAGTTCAGGTCCAAGGCCGGCCTCAACTACCACACCATGGCGGAACACAGCACCAAG CCCTCGGGGAGCGAAGGCCAGACGGGTGACGAgcatgaggagagagaaaggctgCGCCGAGTTCTCAAACAGATGGGACGAATCAAGTGTCCTAGTGAG CACTGTGGAAAAACCTACCGCTCCAAGGCTGGCAGAGACTACCATGTGCGTACCGAACACTCCCCGACCATCACCaccactgtgtcagccactactaacaacaacaacaaggacaATATAACtgacaccaacaacaacactggcAAAGAGAGG GTGGTCTCTGAGGAGTTTTCATCAGGAGGGAAGAAGGAGCAAAGTCAGCCTGAGAAGACGGACTGGCAGGAGAAAGCACCATCCGGCCAGCCTAAGGAGAAGGAAAGGGAagccagggagagagacagggaaaaaggaaaggagagggagcGAGACAATGGAAAAGCAGTGCAGAATGAGAGCCAGGGGGAGGACTTTGAACGGACCCCCAGCGGCAGGGTGAGGCGCCGGTCAGCTCAGGTAGCAGTGTTCCACCTGCAGGAGATAGCAGAGGATGAGCTGGCCAAGGACTGGGGCACCAAGCGTCGCATCAAGGATGACCTGGTGCCTGACAGCAAGAGG TTAAACTACACCCGTCCCGGCCTCCCCAATTTCAGCCCAGAGCTACTAGAGACCTGGAAGAACCAAGTCAAGGAGAAGGGCTTCATCTGCTGCACCAATGAA AACTGTGAAGCTGTTTATTCCAGTGTGTCAGGACTAAAAGCCCACCTCGCCAACTGCAGCCAG GGTGGTGGAGAACTGGGGAAGTACACCTGTCTGATCTGTCAGAAGGAGTTTAGTTCAGAGAGTGGTGTCAAGTACCACATCAGCAAGACACATTCACAG AACTGGTTTCGTGCAGCAGCCACTCAAGTGGTCTCCAGTAGCAAGAGTAAAGCACCGGAGAACAATGGGATCAAAGCTGAGGTGAGAAACGGTGCCACCACTGGTAAGAAGAGGGGCCGCAAGCCCAAAGAGCGCCCCCCTGTGGTCGCGCCTTTTCATACAAAAACTGAAGCACCTGCCACTACTCAAAATTCAACCCCTGCCGTGACTCCTTCCTTGGGCCCA